The Celeribacter marinus genome window below encodes:
- the phbB gene encoding acetoacetyl-CoA reductase, translating to MSRVALVTGGSRGIGAAIAKELKDKGYTVAASYAGNDDAASAFTAETGIKTYKWNVADYDASKAGIEQVESDLGPIDIVVANAGITRDAPFHKMTPQQWQEVIDTNLTGVFNTVHPVWPGMRERKFGRVIVISSINGQKGQFAQVNYAATKAGDLGIVKSLAQEGARAGITANAICPGYIATEMVMAVPEKVRDSIIGQIPTGRLGEPEEIARCVAFLASDDAGFINGSTISANGAQFFV from the coding sequence ATGTCCAGAGTTGCACTTGTTACGGGTGGATCGCGCGGTATCGGCGCAGCGATCGCCAAAGAACTGAAAGACAAGGGGTACACCGTTGCCGCGTCCTACGCCGGAAACGATGATGCCGCATCCGCATTTACCGCCGAGACAGGCATCAAAACCTACAAATGGAACGTTGCCGATTATGACGCCTCCAAAGCAGGTATTGAACAGGTCGAATCCGATCTTGGCCCTATCGACATCGTCGTGGCCAACGCTGGCATCACCCGCGATGCGCCATTCCACAAAATGACGCCGCAGCAATGGCAAGAGGTGATCGATACCAACCTCACGGGCGTGTTCAACACCGTTCACCCCGTTTGGCCCGGCATGCGTGAGCGCAAATTCGGCCGCGTGATCGTCATTTCCTCGATCAACGGTCAAAAAGGTCAGTTCGCACAAGTGAACTATGCCGCGACCAAAGCGGGCGATCTGGGCATCGTGAAATCACTGGCCCAAGAGGGCGCGCGCGCCGGCATAACCGCCAACGCCATCTGTCCCGGCTATATCGCAACTGAAATGGTCATGGCCGTGCCCGAGAAAGTACGCGACTCCATTATTGGCCAAATCCCTACGGGACGCTTGGGCGAACCCGAAGAAATCGCACGTTGCGTAGCCTTCCTCGCGTCCGACGATGCGGGCTTCATCAACGGCTCCACGATTTCGGCCAACGGCGCGCAATTCTTCGTTTAA